In a genomic window of Myxococcota bacterium:
- a CDS encoding class I SAM-dependent methyltransferase, with product MSREAGDTHERSLAHWSEQGRDEMDAFYRVASLDYRELAQAWDWDTFLRQRVAARSTVRILDVACGSGKFPTALRAHTALGSLDGSRFVLDLLDPSAFSLREARASLAPPMVGGRDFECTLQAIPADATGYDVVWAVHALYALPEAELPAGVEAFLGALASDGLGFVAHATRSAHYLAFYEAYLSRYRADDTPYACGEAVADAFRDAGAKVEVRPLVYEQVIEDDAVLEGFLQRCLFDSELSLDDMRRDPVLGAYLDERRDAEGRSRFRQDVSMIFVWR from the coding sequence GTGAGTCGGGAAGCCGGAGACACCCACGAGCGCAGCCTCGCCCACTGGAGTGAGCAGGGCCGGGACGAGATGGATGCCTTCTACCGGGTGGCGAGCCTCGACTACCGAGAGCTCGCACAAGCCTGGGACTGGGACACGTTCCTGCGGCAGCGCGTGGCAGCGCGCTCAACGGTCCGCATCCTCGACGTCGCGTGCGGCAGCGGCAAGTTCCCCACTGCGCTTCGGGCTCACACGGCCCTCGGATCCCTCGACGGAAGCCGCTTCGTCCTCGACCTGCTCGATCCCAGCGCGTTCTCCCTCCGTGAGGCGCGCGCTTCCCTCGCACCTCCGATGGTCGGTGGTCGCGATTTCGAGTGCACGCTGCAGGCGATTCCCGCCGATGCCACGGGCTACGACGTGGTCTGGGCCGTGCATGCCCTCTACGCGCTCCCCGAGGCCGAGCTACCCGCCGGCGTCGAGGCGTTTCTCGGCGCCCTTGCCAGCGACGGTCTTGGGTTCGTCGCCCACGCCACGCGCTCGGCGCACTACCTGGCGTTCTACGAGGCGTACCTCTCCCGCTACCGAGCCGACGACACGCCCTACGCGTGCGGTGAGGCTGTCGCGGATGCCTTCCGCGACGCGGGTGCGAAAGTCGAGGTGAGGCCGTTGGTCTACGAGCAGGTGATCGAAGACGACGCGGTGCTCGAGGGTTTCCTCCAACGCTGTCTCTTCGATTCCGAGCTGAGCCTCGACGACATGCGTCGGGATCCCGTGCTGGGCGCCTATCTCGACGAACGCCGAGACGCGGAAGGCCGCTCCCGCTTCCGGCAAGACGTTTCGATGATCTTCGTCTGGCGCTGA
- a CDS encoding MFS transporter, whose translation MRAWFPPDVPFAPRRAPFFYGWVVVAAATAGVLFSIPGQTMGVSVFTDSLLDATGLGRLSFSNAYLLGTLASALLLPRAGVWIDRRGVRVSAMTAALALGIVVAVLSQTDRVVRAAASATALSASTVAFVVLTFLFVNLRFFGQGVLTLASNTMLARWFERRRGIAAATSGLFVAFGFGYAPQLFDAWIERAGWRGAWLEIALLEVVGMGLLAWLFYRENPASCGLNPDGATDSLEKSDPPVEATASTRAEALRTRAFWVLTLSLALQGAVLTGITLHIVDIGTEAGLERTRAVSLFLPMAVFSTATGALVGVLADRTSMRSLVLSLLFWEAVGFAASAHVGDPAGFWLASICLGVAGGHFSVLSVVGHPRFFGTRHLGSIAAASTSVVVVGSALGPSALALSRATLGSYQPALHAAALLPLVVGACAIVPLHPRDVPPAAREARE comes from the coding sequence GTGCGCGCGTGGTTTCCGCCCGACGTCCCCTTCGCCCCGCGGCGCGCCCCGTTCTTCTACGGCTGGGTGGTGGTTGCGGCGGCCACCGCCGGGGTGCTCTTCAGCATTCCCGGCCAGACGATGGGAGTGAGCGTCTTCACCGACTCCTTGCTCGACGCGACGGGCCTCGGGCGGCTCTCCTTCTCGAACGCCTATCTCCTCGGAACCCTCGCCTCCGCTCTGTTGCTGCCGCGCGCCGGGGTATGGATCGACCGCCGGGGTGTTCGCGTGTCCGCCATGACTGCAGCGCTCGCCCTCGGGATCGTAGTCGCCGTATTGTCGCAAACCGATCGGGTGGTCCGCGCCGCCGCCTCGGCCACGGCACTGAGCGCGAGCACCGTGGCCTTCGTGGTACTGACGTTCCTCTTCGTGAACCTGCGCTTCTTCGGGCAGGGAGTTCTCACCCTCGCGAGCAACACGATGCTGGCACGCTGGTTCGAGCGACGGCGCGGCATCGCCGCGGCCACGAGCGGACTCTTCGTCGCCTTCGGCTTCGGCTACGCGCCCCAGCTCTTCGACGCGTGGATCGAGCGGGCGGGCTGGCGCGGAGCCTGGCTCGAGATCGCGTTGCTGGAAGTGGTGGGCATGGGTCTGCTCGCGTGGCTCTTCTACCGCGAGAATCCGGCGTCTTGCGGACTGAATCCCGACGGAGCCACGGACTCCTTGGAGAAGAGTGACCCACCGGTGGAGGCCACCGCCTCGACCCGCGCCGAGGCTCTCCGGACACGCGCCTTCTGGGTCCTCACCCTGAGTCTCGCCCTCCAGGGCGCGGTTCTGACCGGGATCACGCTCCACATCGTCGACATCGGTACGGAGGCCGGGCTCGAACGCACCCGCGCCGTCTCGCTGTTCCTGCCCATGGCGGTCTTCAGCACGGCGACCGGCGCTCTGGTCGGCGTGCTTGCCGATCGCACCTCGATGCGTTCGCTCGTCCTGAGCCTGCTCTTCTGGGAGGCAGTCGGTTTCGCGGCGAGCGCTCACGTCGGGGATCCCGCGGGCTTCTGGCTGGCGTCGATCTGCCTCGGCGTGGCGGGTGGACACTTCAGCGTGTTGTCTGTGGTGGGACATCCGCGCTTCTTCGGCACACGACACCTCGGATCCATTGCAGCGGCCAGCACGAGCGTCGTCGTGGTCGGCAGCGCCCTCGGGCCGAGCGCCCTTGCCCTGTCACGAGCGACCCTCGGCTCCTACCAGCCCGCACTGCACGCCGCAGCGCTGTTGCCGCTCGTCGTCGGCGCGTGCGCGATCGTCCCACTCCACCCGCGAGACGTCCCGCCGGCCGCACGCGAGGCGCGCGAGTAG
- a CDS encoding class I SAM-dependent methyltransferase, protein MAAQAHWSQGAPLTTPIPTAVELRERERERLLALLDASLAEIDALVPLDEARFLETHALYEGRSDQRQRIIEWFAREITPARRRDRPFQMLSVGCGSGLLDLPILQGLSSRSAEVHYVGVNPNRVECAAFERLFRETAPQGVSVELVPATFEAFQTDLVFDHIYFVHSLYYMPDPAAALEKARKSLAPGGRLIVFHAPCEALNDLAELFWKKEHSRPTLFAEGFAKLLDRWGWNYQQSRVEGAVEVTPLLEGDTDAGLALRDFIIQFDGRSLPASVQEQVARYLRLVAFEHQGRNFISHPVDVFSIAG, encoded by the coding sequence ATGGCCGCACAGGCGCACTGGAGCCAGGGAGCTCCTCTGACCACCCCGATCCCGACGGCCGTCGAACTCCGGGAGCGGGAGCGCGAGCGGCTCCTCGCTCTTCTCGACGCCTCCCTCGCCGAAATCGATGCGCTCGTCCCCCTGGACGAGGCGCGATTTCTCGAGACCCATGCCCTCTACGAGGGCCGCTCGGACCAGCGTCAGCGCATCATCGAGTGGTTCGCCCGGGAGATCACGCCTGCCCGGCGCCGCGATCGTCCCTTCCAGATGCTCAGCGTCGGCTGCGGCAGCGGACTTCTCGACCTACCGATCCTGCAGGGGCTCTCTTCCCGTTCCGCCGAGGTGCACTACGTCGGTGTCAACCCGAACCGGGTGGAGTGCGCGGCGTTCGAGCGGCTGTTCCGCGAAACCGCGCCACAGGGCGTGAGCGTCGAGCTGGTTCCCGCCACTTTCGAAGCCTTCCAGACCGACCTCGTTTTCGATCATATCTACTTCGTCCACTCGCTCTACTACATGCCCGACCCGGCAGCCGCGCTCGAGAAGGCGCGCAAGTCTCTCGCGCCGGGGGGGCGGCTCATCGTCTTCCACGCACCGTGCGAGGCGTTGAACGATCTCGCCGAGCTCTTCTGGAAGAAGGAGCACTCCCGGCCCACGCTCTTTGCGGAGGGCTTCGCGAAACTGCTCGACCGTTGGGGTTGGAACTACCAACAGAGTCGGGTGGAGGGGGCTGTAGAGGTCACCCCTTTGCTGGAAGGCGATACGGATGCCGGGCTCGCGCTGCGCGACTTCATCATCCAGTTCGACGGGAGGAGCCTGCCCGCGTCCGTGCAGGAGCAGGTCGCTCGCTACCTTCGCCTCGTCGCCTTCGAGCACCAGGGCCGGAACTTCATCTCACACCCGGTCGACGTCTTCTCGATCGCGGGCTGA
- a CDS encoding fatty acid CoA ligase family protein, which produces MNVASFVLERARRAPEAAAIHTPAGRGSGGRVRYASTTNGELDQLSDRIARGLESVGIGRGVRTALLVKPSVEMFALTLALFKTGAVPVLVDPGIGIRRLKRCLDEAEPEAFIAIPQAQMARLALGWGRASVRIAVTVGPRWARNLGDVTLDELIARGGGDEPYAVAETDDDEIAAILFTSGSTGPPKGVMYRHGNFAAQVEAIRGLAAIEPGEVDVPTFPLFALFDPALGMSSVVPDMDATRPGDVDPRVILDAAEAFGATNLFGSPALLDTVGRYGDVHGSKLSTLRRVVSAGAPVPAEVMARFLRMLPDGATIFTPYGATECLPVSCISSREVLTDTAARTEQGAGICVGAPVPSIELRIIRIDDRPIAAWDLAVVLPPGEIGEIIVRGPQATSGYYGRPEADAIAKLPASDGGGSWHRMGDVGYLDAHGRLWYCGRKADRVPTAAGTLHTAPVEAIFDAHPKVRRTALVGVPRASGGEDREPVLCVELLSGTPRRERDAIERELRAIAETHEGTRAVATFFFHRRFPVDIRHNAKIGRPELARWAARKLGRRRPVSP; this is translated from the coding sequence ATGAACGTCGCCTCCTTCGTCCTCGAACGGGCCCGTCGCGCGCCCGAGGCGGCGGCGATCCACACTCCGGCCGGACGCGGCTCCGGGGGGCGGGTTCGCTACGCGTCGACGACGAACGGCGAACTCGATCAGCTGAGCGACCGGATCGCGCGTGGTCTCGAGAGCGTCGGCATCGGCCGCGGTGTGCGCACGGCGCTGTTGGTGAAGCCGAGCGTCGAGATGTTCGCGCTCACCCTCGCGCTGTTCAAGACGGGTGCGGTCCCCGTGCTGGTGGATCCGGGCATCGGCATCCGCCGTCTGAAGCGCTGCCTCGACGAGGCCGAGCCCGAGGCCTTCATCGCGATCCCCCAGGCCCAGATGGCGCGCCTCGCGCTGGGGTGGGGGCGCGCGAGCGTGCGGATCGCCGTGACGGTCGGGCCGCGCTGGGCCCGAAACCTCGGCGACGTCACGCTCGACGAGCTGATCGCACGCGGTGGCGGCGACGAACCCTATGCGGTCGCGGAGACCGACGACGACGAGATCGCGGCCATCCTGTTCACGAGCGGGAGTACGGGGCCGCCGAAGGGCGTCATGTATCGCCACGGCAACTTCGCCGCGCAGGTCGAGGCGATCCGAGGCCTCGCGGCGATCGAGCCCGGTGAGGTCGATGTCCCGACCTTCCCGCTCTTCGCGCTCTTCGATCCCGCGCTCGGCATGAGCTCCGTGGTACCGGACATGGATGCGACGCGTCCGGGCGACGTCGATCCGCGCGTGATCCTGGACGCTGCGGAGGCCTTCGGGGCCACCAATCTCTTCGGGTCCCCCGCGCTGCTCGACACGGTCGGGCGCTACGGCGACGTCCACGGGAGCAAGCTGTCGACGCTGCGCCGCGTGGTCTCGGCCGGCGCGCCGGTTCCGGCGGAGGTGATGGCGCGCTTCCTGCGGATGCTGCCCGACGGTGCCACCATCTTCACGCCCTACGGCGCCACCGAATGCCTGCCCGTGTCGTGCATCTCGAGCCGGGAGGTGCTGACCGACACCGCCGCGCGAACCGAGCAGGGCGCTGGCATCTGCGTCGGTGCGCCGGTCCCCTCGATCGAGCTTCGGATCATCCGCATCGACGATCGGCCGATCGCGGCGTGGGACCTGGCGGTCGTGCTTCCGCCGGGCGAGATCGGCGAGATCATCGTGCGCGGTCCGCAGGCCACGAGTGGGTACTACGGAAGGCCCGAGGCCGACGCGATCGCAAAGCTCCCGGCGTCGGACGGCGGCGGCAGCTGGCACCGGATGGGCGACGTCGGGTACCTCGATGCGCACGGACGCCTCTGGTACTGCGGCCGCAAGGCCGATCGCGTGCCGACGGCCGCGGGAACCCTGCACACCGCTCCCGTCGAGGCGATCTTCGACGCTCACCCGAAGGTGCGGCGCACCGCTCTGGTCGGGGTTCCGCGCGCGTCCGGCGGCGAAGACCGGGAGCCCGTGCTCTGCGTCGAGCTCTTGTCGGGCACGCCGCGGCGTGAGCGTGACGCAATCGAACGGGAGCTGCGCGCGATCGCCGAGACGCACGAGGGAACGCGCGCGGTCGCCACCTTCTTCTTCCACCGCCGCTTCCCCGTCGACATCCGCCACAACGCGAAGATCGGGCGCCCCGAGCTCGCGCGCTGGGCGGCCCGTAAGCTCGGCCGCCGTCGTCCGGTTTCCCCGTGA
- a CDS encoding alpha/beta fold hydrolase, whose product MSTLPTVPHALYPFEGRFFDRDGLRMHYLDEGAGEPVVMVHGNPTWSFYYRDLARALAADHRVLVPDHLGCGYSEKPDDARYTYTLSSRIDDLEALLADVEPERKLTLVAHDWGGMIAMGWAVRHPDRVARLVLMNTAAFHLPDDMAMPASLAFVRGTRLASWMVRHLNLFARGAAWMAPARPLPKALRDAYCAPYDTPEHRIATLRFVQDIPLAPGDPAYATVSEIEHGLSHFAEVRTPTLLLWGERDFVFKPAVLDVFERIWPHAESHRFPRAGHYVLEEASGEIIPRVRDFLAKHPA is encoded by the coding sequence GTGAGCACCCTGCCCACCGTGCCCCACGCGCTCTATCCCTTCGAAGGACGCTTCTTCGACCGCGACGGGCTGCGCATGCACTATCTGGACGAGGGCGCGGGCGAACCCGTGGTGATGGTCCACGGGAATCCGACCTGGTCCTTCTACTACCGCGACCTCGCCCGCGCGCTCGCTGCGGACCATCGGGTACTCGTGCCCGACCATCTCGGCTGCGGCTACTCCGAGAAGCCCGACGACGCGCGCTACACCTACACCCTGTCGTCACGGATCGACGATCTGGAAGCGCTGCTCGCGGACGTCGAACCGGAGCGCAAGCTCACCCTGGTGGCCCACGACTGGGGTGGCATGATCGCGATGGGCTGGGCGGTACGTCACCCCGATCGCGTGGCGCGCCTCGTGCTCATGAACACCGCGGCCTTCCATCTGCCCGACGATATGGCGATGCCGGCGTCGCTTGCCTTCGTACGCGGCACGCGACTCGCCTCTTGGATGGTGCGGCATCTGAATCTGTTCGCCCGCGGTGCCGCTTGGATGGCTCCCGCACGCCCGCTGCCGAAGGCACTGCGCGACGCCTACTGCGCTCCCTACGACACCCCGGAACACCGCATCGCGACCCTTCGCTTCGTGCAGGACATCCCGCTCGCGCCTGGCGATCCGGCCTACGCCACGGTCAGCGAGATCGAACACGGGCTCTCACACTTCGCCGAGGTGCGGACGCCCACGCTGCTGCTCTGGGGGGAGAGGGATTTCGTCTTCAAGCCAGCGGTGCTCGACGTCTTCGAGCGCATCTGGCCCCACGCCGAGTCGCATCGCTTCCCGCGCGCCGGCCACTATGTCCTCGAGGAAGCGAGCGGCGAGATCATTCCGCGGGTGCGGGACTTCCTCGCGAAGCACCCGGCGTGA
- a CDS encoding MFS transporter, giving the protein MRERSRRVFALSAFVWAGESIYLLPYTLRRDYRGTLIEVLQLPDEAALGAIYSVFGALCLGAYVAGGWLADRVSPRVLLPFSLALTAIGGGILATFPTSPMVLYALFALWAFSTILTFWAALIKATRAWGGDSEQGRAFGLLDGGRGLVAAVAASVGLQLFAAQGGGATGLRAVIALYTAACLIGAVATWFAVPGGSEEPEPPGERTDASSGAKLRAVLRLPNVWLLGGVIFCAYTAYYGTFYFAGFAMAAHGQSAAGGAAVSVASGWLRALVPVVAGLSADRASSRNVIVASFAVLVVAFASMAALRPEVGGIGLLYVQAATIAAAAFALRGVYYALLEEGGLPTHLTGTAVGVVALIGYTPDVLTPYLWGVLLDARPGAAGYRTLFGSLAVSSLLGAFLAALHRRKRRSDL; this is encoded by the coding sequence GTGCGAGAACGATCCCGCCGTGTCTTCGCGCTCTCCGCCTTCGTCTGGGCGGGCGAGAGCATCTATCTGCTGCCGTACACCCTGCGGCGGGACTATCGGGGCACGCTCATCGAAGTGCTCCAGCTTCCCGACGAGGCGGCGCTGGGCGCGATCTACAGCGTCTTCGGCGCGCTCTGTCTCGGCGCCTATGTCGCGGGTGGGTGGCTGGCAGATCGGGTCTCGCCGCGCGTCCTGCTGCCCTTCTCGCTGGCGCTGACGGCGATTGGCGGCGGAATCCTGGCGACCTTCCCCACGTCGCCGATGGTGCTCTACGCGCTGTTCGCGCTCTGGGCGTTTTCCACGATCCTCACGTTCTGGGCTGCCCTCATCAAGGCAACCCGCGCCTGGGGCGGCGACTCGGAGCAGGGGCGCGCCTTCGGCTTGCTCGACGGGGGCCGGGGCCTGGTCGCGGCGGTGGCGGCCTCCGTCGGTCTCCAGCTCTTCGCCGCGCAAGGCGGTGGCGCGACGGGGTTGCGCGCGGTGATCGCGCTGTACACGGCAGCGTGCCTGATCGGGGCGGTCGCCACCTGGTTCGCGGTACCGGGTGGATCCGAAGAACCCGAGCCGCCCGGCGAGCGTACCGATGCCAGCAGCGGCGCCAAGCTGCGCGCCGTGCTGCGCCTGCCGAACGTCTGGCTGCTCGGCGGCGTGATCTTCTGCGCCTACACGGCGTACTACGGCACCTTCTACTTCGCCGGCTTCGCCATGGCCGCCCACGGCCAGAGCGCAGCGGGTGGCGCCGCGGTGAGCGTCGCGAGTGGCTGGCTGCGCGCGCTCGTGCCCGTCGTTGCAGGTCTTTCTGCGGACCGCGCGAGCTCGCGGAACGTGATCGTGGCGAGCTTCGCGGTGCTCGTCGTCGCGTTCGCGAGCATGGCGGCGCTCCGCCCCGAGGTCGGGGGGATCGGGCTGCTCTACGTCCAGGCCGCCACGATCGCGGCGGCCGCCTTCGCGCTGCGCGGCGTGTACTACGCGCTCCTCGAAGAAGGAGGCCTGCCGACGCATCTCACCGGAACGGCCGTGGGCGTTGTCGCACTGATCGGCTACACCCCGGATGTGCTGACGCCCTACCTATGGGGCGTCCTGCTCGATGCCCGACCGGGTGCCGCAGGCTACCGGACGCTGTTCGGCTCGCTGGCCGTGAGTTCCCTCCTCGGGGCGTTCCTCGCTGCCCTGCATCGTCGGAAGCGCAGGAGCGACCTATGA
- a CDS encoding 3-oxoacyl-ACP synthase III, whose amino-acid sequence MNFENLSILSVRHVDAPHRVTSAEIQDQLSETMARLGLPPNLLEAVAGIQERRFWNEQTQPSDAATQAAELALEDADLDRSKLGVLINTSVCRDYVEPSTACLVHGNLKLADTCMNFDVGNACLAFLNGMEIVGNMIERGQIDYGMVVDGESSRFLIESTIARLKRPETDMATFREEFASLTTGSGAVAMILARADLAPDGHRFRGTFSRAATEYNHLCVGQVDRGVTDTKGLLVAGVGLSKETWAGAQEALGFDETEVDEYCIHQVSARHAEQLAANLEVDLERALMIVGEFGNIGPASVPIVLSKARDLGRIRRGDRVVLAGIGSGLNCSVGEVIW is encoded by the coding sequence ATGAACTTCGAGAACCTTTCCATCCTGAGCGTGCGCCACGTCGACGCACCGCATCGGGTGACCTCCGCCGAGATCCAGGATCAGCTCAGCGAGACGATGGCCAGGCTCGGACTGCCGCCGAACCTGCTCGAAGCGGTCGCCGGGATCCAGGAGCGCCGTTTCTGGAACGAGCAGACCCAGCCGAGCGACGCGGCGACCCAGGCGGCCGAGCTCGCGCTGGAAGATGCCGATCTCGATCGCTCGAAGCTCGGCGTGCTGATCAACACGTCCGTCTGCCGCGACTATGTCGAGCCTTCGACCGCCTGCCTCGTGCACGGCAACCTCAAGCTGGCCGACACCTGCATGAACTTCGACGTCGGCAACGCGTGCCTCGCCTTCCTGAACGGGATGGAGATCGTGGGCAACATGATCGAACGCGGTCAGATCGACTACGGCATGGTGGTCGACGGCGAGTCGAGCCGCTTTCTGATCGAGTCGACGATCGCGCGCCTGAAGCGACCCGAGACCGACATGGCGACCTTCCGCGAGGAGTTCGCATCGCTGACGACGGGATCCGGGGCGGTCGCGATGATCCTGGCGCGCGCCGACCTGGCTCCGGACGGGCACCGCTTTCGCGGCACTTTCTCTCGCGCCGCCACCGAGTACAACCATCTCTGCGTCGGCCAGGTCGATCGAGGCGTCACCGATACGAAGGGCTTGCTCGTCGCGGGCGTCGGCCTTTCGAAGGAGACCTGGGCTGGCGCGCAGGAGGCGTTGGGCTTCGACGAGACCGAGGTCGACGAATACTGCATCCACCAGGTGAGTGCGCGACACGCGGAGCAGCTGGCCGCCAATCTCGAGGTGGATCTCGAGCGGGCACTGATGATCGTCGGGGAGTTCGGGAATATCGGTCCGGCCTCGGTGCCGATCGTGTTGTCGAAGGCGCGAGACCTCGGCCGCATTCGCCGCGGCGACCGCGTCGTGCTCGCCGGGATCGGAAGCGGGCTCAACTGCTCGGTCGGCGAGGTCATCTGGTGA
- a CDS encoding phytanoyl-CoA dioxygenase family protein: protein MTEPERVSAFAFLDAANAASDGIDEQWVASNEQWWNWYLSLAHDDGSPARPSVDVPPLPELPAPSLPELESELDAPYRLAPAAVERFRSDGYVKLRDVCSPEALLLLRRHFEVLFARTLADAPAMRFPSLEMMWVTDAIVAAFVRSRRLARIAAELLGVRAVRLYHDNALSKLPGCGRTPWHYDAHHYPIASESVVTVWVPLQPTPEAMGPLAFARGIEAWRRVADLPFSKYDDSYDRGIADALRDGGVPVDDGPFELGEVSFHHTRSLHTAGPNRTNQARMALATTYLEDGARLVDSPTLISGDFEKFMPGVAPGDPIASRLNPILYDSEGES from the coding sequence ATGACCGAGCCCGAACGCGTCAGTGCCTTTGCCTTCCTCGACGCCGCCAACGCGGCAAGCGACGGCATCGACGAGCAATGGGTGGCGAGCAACGAGCAGTGGTGGAACTGGTATCTGTCCCTCGCCCATGACGATGGGAGCCCGGCGCGCCCTTCCGTCGATGTACCGCCCCTCCCCGAGCTGCCCGCCCCGTCACTTCCCGAGCTGGAATCGGAGCTCGACGCGCCCTACCGCCTGGCTCCGGCGGCCGTCGAGCGGTTCCGGAGCGACGGCTACGTGAAGCTGCGGGACGTCTGCTCGCCGGAGGCGCTGCTGCTCCTACGTCGCCACTTCGAGGTCCTCTTCGCACGAACGCTCGCCGATGCGCCAGCGATGCGGTTCCCGAGCCTCGAAATGATGTGGGTGACCGATGCGATCGTCGCTGCGTTCGTGCGGAGCCGTCGCCTCGCCCGGATCGCCGCCGAGCTCCTCGGGGTACGCGCGGTACGCCTCTACCACGACAACGCGCTCTCGAAGCTGCCGGGCTGCGGCCGGACACCCTGGCACTACGACGCTCACCACTACCCGATCGCGTCCGAGAGCGTGGTGACGGTCTGGGTGCCGCTCCAGCCGACGCCCGAGGCGATGGGACCCTTGGCGTTCGCGCGCGGGATCGAGGCCTGGCGACGGGTCGCCGATCTGCCGTTCAGCAAGTACGACGACTCATACGATCGCGGGATCGCCGACGCGTTGCGGGACGGCGGGGTGCCTGTCGACGACGGCCCCTTCGAGCTCGGGGAAGTGAGCTTCCACCACACGCGCAGCCTCCATACGGCGGGACCGAACCGGACGAACCAAGCACGGATGGCGCTGGCGACCACCTATCTCGAGGATGGAGCCCGGCTGGTCGACTCGCCCACGCTGATCAGCGGCGACTTCGAGAAGTTCATGCCCGGCGTCGCGCCGGGCGATCCGATCGCGAGCCGGCTGAACCCGATCCTCTACGACAGCGAAGGAGAGTCCTAG
- a CDS encoding NAD-dependent epimerase/dehydratase family protein, with product MRALVTGGAGFLGRAISERLVARGDRVRSFSRGAHPELEALGIESVRGDLADIDAVAGAARDRDVVFHVAARVGGWGARAEYRRTNVTGTEHVIEACRRNGVGRLVYTSTPSVAHAGGDIEGADESLPYATHFEAAYPESKAAAERIVLAANDATLATVALRPHLVWGPGDAQLVPRLLERARAGRLRLVGPEDKLVDATYVDNAAEAHLLAADRLAPGAACAGRAYFIAQGEPAPAREWINAVLDAAGLPPVERRVSARLAWWAGLAAETVYALLRRREEPPITRFAARQLATAHWYDLTAARRDLGYVPSVSTAEGMARLREYFARADAVAQGNGLP from the coding sequence GTGAGAGCGCTCGTCACCGGGGGGGCGGGCTTTCTGGGCCGGGCGATCTCCGAACGGCTGGTCGCGCGCGGGGATCGGGTGCGGAGCTTCTCGCGCGGCGCACACCCCGAGCTCGAAGCCCTGGGCATCGAATCCGTGCGCGGCGATCTCGCGGACATCGACGCCGTCGCCGGGGCCGCGCGCGACCGTGACGTGGTCTTCCACGTGGCTGCGCGGGTGGGTGGCTGGGGAGCACGGGCCGAGTATCGGCGCACGAACGTCACCGGCACCGAGCACGTGATCGAAGCGTGTCGGCGAAACGGCGTGGGTCGGCTCGTCTACACCAGCACCCCCAGCGTGGCCCACGCGGGGGGCGACATCGAAGGCGCCGACGAGTCCCTCCCCTACGCCACGCACTTCGAGGCCGCGTATCCCGAGTCGAAGGCGGCGGCCGAGCGGATCGTACTGGCCGCCAACGACGCCACTCTCGCGACGGTCGCCCTGCGTCCGCATCTCGTGTGGGGCCCCGGCGATGCCCAGCTGGTGCCGCGCCTGCTCGAACGCGCCCGTGCGGGGCGGCTGCGTCTGGTTGGCCCGGAGGACAAGCTCGTGGACGCGACCTACGTCGACAACGCCGCCGAGGCCCACCTCCTCGCCGCGGATCGTCTCGCACCCGGGGCCGCGTGTGCGGGACGCGCCTACTTCATCGCCCAGGGCGAGCCCGCGCCGGCGCGGGAGTGGATCAATGCGGTGCTGGACGCCGCCGGTCTGCCGCCGGTCGAGCGCCGCGTGTCCGCGCGCCTGGCGTGGTGGGCGGGGCTTGCCGCCGAGACGGTCTACGCCCTGCTACGCCGGCGGGAGGAGCCCCCGATCACGCGCTTCGCGGCCAGGCAGCTCGCGACCGCTCACTGGTACGATCTCACGGCGGCGCGGCGCGATCTCGGCTACGTCCCGTCGGTTTCGACGGCCGAGGGCATGGCGCGCCTGCGCGAGTACTTCGCTCGCGCGGACGCCGTCGCGCAAGGGAACGGCCTCCCGTGA